In the Patescibacteria group bacterium genome, one interval contains:
- a CDS encoding class III extradiol dioxygenase subunit B-like domain-containing protein, with product MALVFSAVTPHPPISIPEIGKDNINQIKSTIEAFKKLNRQLIDLQPEIILTISPHGLICEKAFNLSLAQKYFVNFQEFGDFVTQLEFDGNFEFIHQIKNSLVDSSKDLPLILNYQSQLDYGTSIPLYYLTLKIKNFSILPINISLLNHAMHFKFGQAMGRQINLSTLKIAVIASGELAHTLTQDSPAGYNEKGQIFDDKLIKYLKKKEVDKIINLDTTLVEEANQCGLKPFLILLGILDGINYQPEVLSYEGPLGVGYLMMNFKLE from the coding sequence ATGGCTCTAGTTTTTTCAGCCGTTACCCCCCATCCCCCAATTTCAATCCCAGAGATTGGTAAAGATAATATTAATCAGATTAAATCTACCATCGAAGCGTTTAAAAAATTAAACCGCCAATTAATTGATTTACAGCCAGAAATTATTTTAACCATTTCACCTCATGGCTTGATTTGCGAAAAAGCTTTTAATTTGAGTTTAGCTCAAAAATATTTTGTAAATTTTCAAGAATTTGGCGATTTCGTAACTCAACTTGAATTTGATGGTAATTTTGAATTTATTCATCAAATTAAAAATAGCCTAGTTGATTCAAGTAAAGATTTGCCCTTGATTTTAAATTATCAATCGCAACTTGATTATGGCACTAGCATCCCACTCTATTATTTAACTTTAAAAATAAAAAACTTTTCTATTTTACCTATAAATATATCTTTGTTGAATCATGCTATGCATTTTAAATTTGGCCAAGCCATGGGTCGACAAATTAATTTATCAACTCTCAAAATAGCTGTAATTGCTTCTGGTGAACTAGCCCATACTTTGACCCAAGATTCTCCGGCCGGTTACAACGAAAAGGGACAAATTTTTGATGATAAACTAATTAAGTATTTAAAAAAGAAAGAAGTTGATAAAATAATTAATTTAGATACTACCCTGGTTGAGGAAGCTAATCAGTGTGGTTTAAAACCATTTTTAATTCTTTTGGGAATTTTAGATGGTATCAATTACCAACCAGAAGTTTTATCTTACGAAGGACCATTGGGGGTTGGTTATTTAATGATGAATTTTAAACTAGAATAA
- a CDS encoding GGDEF domain-containing protein: MDQENFHSLSPEDMGLLDNSKNSSERKPENEIEQDSVKDHIGKALLEKRMAIEKRMQEKIKEALAKLEPEEKRFLEPFIEYFDISTNTEIRYKIKSELNLSESKVTDLLPEDFLDKDEIQNIERGLEFSTLMDKIVKVNFFSPERKMESIKILALLSDQKNEILKLFKDKDPLTGLRNRQGCEEIMEREIEDAKRKNETFVITFIDSNDFGKVNNTYGHDFGDMVLTTQANLFIKNTRSSDTVIRYGGDEFLIIFHDMTIEDAKKRMEDLFADMEKTELTTPGDKTYQPTISCGLAEFHPTDTQETIIKRADQQMYEAKTIKNREVEQGIPHRNILYYDNNFVSDESKINTQAA, encoded by the coding sequence ATGGATCAAGAAAACTTTCATTCATTATCTCCTGAGGATATGGGTTTATTGGATAACTCAAAAAATTCATCAGAGCGAAAACCGGAGAATGAAATAGAACAAGATAGTGTTAAAGATCATATAGGTAAAGCTTTATTAGAAAAAAGAATGGCTATTGAAAAAAGGATGCAGGAAAAAATTAAAGAAGCTTTAGCAAAATTAGAACCCGAAGAAAAAAGATTTTTAGAACCATTTATTGAATATTTTGATATTTCTACTAATACAGAAATTAGATATAAAATTAAATCTGAATTAAATCTTTCTGAAAGCAAGGTGACCGATTTATTACCCGAGGATTTTTTAGATAAAGATGAAATACAAAACATTGAACGGGGTTTAGAATTTTCTACTTTAATGGACAAAATTGTTAAAGTAAATTTTTTTTCTCCGGAGCGTAAAATGGAATCAATAAAAATACTAGCCTTATTGAGTGATCAAAAAAATGAAATTTTAAAATTATTTAAAGATAAAGATCCTTTAACTGGTTTGCGGAATCGGCAAGGCTGTGAAGAAATAATGGAACGTGAAATCGAAGATGCCAAACGCAAAAATGAAACCTTTGTCATTACTTTTATTGACAGTAATGATTTCGGCAAGGTTAATAATACTTATGGACATGATTTTGGTGATATGGTTTTGACCACCCAGGCCAATCTTTTTATAAAAAATACCCGATCATCAGATACGGTCATTCGTTATGGCGGAGATGAATTTTTGATAATTTTTCATGACATGACTATAGAAGATGCTAAAAAAAGAATGGAAGATTTATTCGCAGATATGGAAAAAACAGAATTGACAACCCCGGGCGACAAAACTTATCAACCAACCATTTCGTGTGGTTTGGCCGAATTCCATCCCACAGACACTCAAGAAACTATAATTAAAAGAGCAGACCAACAAATGTATGAGGCTAAGACGATAAAAAACCGAGAAGTCGAGCAGGGTATTCCCCACAGAAACATCCTTTATTACGATAATAATTTTGTCTCTGATGAGTCAAAAATAAATACTCAAGCCGCTTAA
- the fmt gene encoding methionyl-tRNA formyltransferase, producing MKKYSTIFIGTSEFSLPSLEKLIQTDFIDLKLVITQPDKPVGRKKIITPPPVKVLAEKNHLSILQPIKIKDCLNEIKNIKPDLIILVSYGQIIPQTILDIPKFGCLNIHPSLLPKYRGASPIQTAILNNEKQTGVTLMLMDAQMDHGPILSQKKYQVLESDNYLILSDKLANLGAELLIETLPNYLENKIQPQLQNHSQATYTQILTKQDGQIDWCNSAQQIHQQIKALNPWPGTWTKWNQSTLKILATEITPDQFSTPGLIFKKNSYLCVACQKNSLIVHQIQLEGKKSNSGSAFLAGHQDILNQQFERG from the coding sequence ATGAAAAAATATTCAACCATTTTTATTGGCACATCGGAATTTAGTTTACCAAGTTTAGAAAAATTAATTCAAACCGATTTTATTGATTTAAAATTAGTTATTACTCAACCTGACAAGCCAGTGGGTCGTAAAAAAATTATAACTCCTCCGCCAGTTAAAGTTTTAGCTGAAAAAAATCATTTATCTATTTTACAACCAATAAAAATTAAAGATTGCTTAAACGAAATTAAAAACATCAAACCAGATTTAATTATTTTGGTTTCTTATGGTCAAATTATTCCTCAAACCATTTTAGATATTCCTAAGTTTGGTTGCTTAAATATTCATCCTTCTTTATTGCCTAAATATCGAGGTGCATCCCCTATTCAAACGGCCATTTTAAATAACGAAAAACAAACCGGTGTGACTTTAATGTTAATGGATGCACAAATGGATCATGGTCCAATTTTAAGTCAAAAAAAATACCAAGTTTTAGAATCAGACAATTATTTAATTTTATCCGACAAATTGGCTAATTTAGGAGCTGAATTATTAATAGAAACATTACCAAATTATTTAGAAAACAAAATTCAGCCTCAATTACAAAATCATTCTCAAGCTACCTATACTCAGATTTTAACCAAGCAAGATGGACAAATAGATTGGTGTAATTCAGCTCAACAAATTCACCAACAAATTAAGGCCTTAAATCCCTGGCCTGGCACTTGGACAAAATGGAATCAATCAACTTTAAAAATTTTAGCCACCGAAATCACGCCGGATCAATTTTCAACGCCAGGTTTAATTTTCAAAAAAAATAGCTACCTCTGCGTAGCCTGTCAAAAAAATAGTTTAATTGTTCATCAAATTCAACTGGAGGGTAAGAAATCAAACTCTGGTTCAGCTTTTTTAGCTGGCCATCAAGATATTCTCAACCAACAATTCGAAAGAGGTTAA
- the murC gene encoding UDP-N-acetylmuramate--L-alanine ligase, with protein MNLNQIKKIYLIGIGGIGMSAVARLMLKQNKQISGSDREKSLITDGLKKLGAKIYIGHKDSNLSIKTDLVVYTTAIDKNNSELKKAKKLNIPTLRYSQFLGLLSRDKITIAISGTHGKTTTTALIGLIFAQAGFDPTVIVGSQVKEFKGNARLGQSDYLIVEACEHRQAFLDLEPDIIVLTNLEADHLDFYKTLTNLKQTFKKYLNKLPRGGLIVANQDDKNLSLILKNISRHQISYGLKKSADYSASEINLKSQYSQFKVIKNKKSLGQFKTHLSGQHNIYNILAAISFAKGVGVTNKEIQTVLNSFKGTWRRFDIRTKNKKQGIVVIDDYAHHPTEIKATLSAVKVKYPNRKIWTVFQPHLNSRTQYLFKEFSQAFNLADEIILAPIYEARGHEKKVNPQNLVKAIYKYNPHVQYIDSFKKIEDFLQQQVEKNDVVLIIGAGDIYKLKI; from the coding sequence ATGAATCTAAACCAAATTAAAAAAATTTACTTAATTGGGATCGGCGGTATTGGCATGAGCGCTGTCGCTAGATTAATGTTGAAACAGAATAAACAAATTAGCGGTTCGGATCGAGAAAAATCTTTAATTACAGATGGATTAAAAAAATTGGGCGCTAAAATTTATATTGGGCACAAAGACTCAAATTTATCTATCAAAACAGATTTGGTTGTTTATACCACTGCCATTGATAAAAATAATTCTGAATTGAAAAAAGCCAAAAAATTAAACATTCCGACTTTGAGATATTCTCAATTTTTGGGTTTGTTAAGTCGAGATAAAATAACTATTGCGATATCGGGAACTCACGGAAAAACCACCACCACGGCTTTAATTGGTTTGATTTTTGCTCAAGCTGGTTTTGATCCAACTGTGATTGTGGGTAGTCAAGTTAAAGAATTTAAAGGCAATGCCCGTTTGGGTCAGAGTGATTATTTAATAGTTGAGGCTTGTGAACATCGTCAGGCTTTTTTAGATTTAGAGCCAGATATTATTGTTTTAACTAATCTAGAAGCCGATCATTTAGATTTTTATAAAACTTTAACTAATCTTAAACAAACATTTAAAAAATATTTAAATAAATTACCTCGAGGCGGGTTGATTGTTGCTAATCAGGATGATAAAAATTTAAGTTTAATTCTTAAAAATATTTCGCGCCATCAAATTAGTTATGGTTTAAAAAAATCAGCCGATTATTCAGCGTCAGAAATCAATTTAAAATCACAATATAGTCAATTTAAGGTTATTAAAAATAAAAAAAGTCTTGGTCAATTTAAAACTCATTTATCTGGTCAACACAATATTTATAATATTTTAGCAGCTATTAGTTTTGCTAAGGGAGTGGGCGTGACCAATAAGGAAATTCAAACCGTTTTAAATAGTTTTAAGGGCACCTGGCGACGCTTTGATATTCGAACAAAAAATAAAAAACAGGGGATAGTGGTTATTGATGATTATGCTCATCATCCAACTGAAATTAAAGCGACCTTATCGGCAGTTAAAGTTAAATATCCTAATAGAAAAATTTGGACAGTTTTTCAACCGCATTTAAATAGTCGTACGCAATATTTATTTAAAGAATTTAGCCAAGCCTTTAATTTGGCTGATGAAATAATTTTAGCGCCAATTTATGAAGCACGTGGTCATGAAAAAAAAGTTAATCCTCAAAATTTAGTTAAGGCTATTTATAAATATAATCCGCATGTTCAATACATTGATTCGTTTAAAAAGATTGAGGATTTTTTACAGCAACAAGTTGAAAAAAATGATGTAGTTTTAATTATTGGTGCCGGTGATATTTATAAATTAAAAATTTGA
- the murG gene encoding undecaprenyldiphospho-muramoylpentapeptide beta-N-acetylglucosaminyltransferase produces the protein MRILLSGGGTAGSVSPLISIKEELQSRNLQAEFLFIGTLKGQPEKDMLSDIKYQGMISAKWRRYFSWQNLLAPFLFLIAICQSVFIIAKFKPDIVLSAGSFVSVPLIWTAKLMGVPSLIHQQDVRPGLANKLMSPWADKITVTFKKSLLDFPNKSVWTGNPVRQALLNVDKNKALETLKLNKNLPVLLIMGGGTGALDLNKIIVQSLPELTQFCQVIHLTGKDKKIDFKNKFNNYQSYEFLKEKMGDAYAVADIVISRAGLSSLTELSVLQKITIMIPMPQSHQEDNAQILADNQAGLILNQNNLTPQILINEIKNLLQDKNRQLKYKKNISQLIKPQAEKLIVNEILKLI, from the coding sequence ATGCGTATTTTATTAAGTGGTGGGGGAACGGCTGGTTCTGTTTCGCCATTAATTTCAATTAAAGAAGAATTGCAAAGCAGAAATTTACAGGCTGAATTTTTATTTATTGGGACATTAAAAGGTCAACCAGAAAAGGATATGCTAAGCGATATAAAATACCAGGGCATGATAAGTGCCAAGTGGCGTCGTTATTTTAGTTGGCAAAATTTATTAGCGCCTTTTTTATTTTTAATCGCTATTTGCCAAAGCGTTTTTATTATAGCTAAATTTAAACCAGATATAGTTTTGTCGGCCGGGTCTTTTGTAAGTGTACCATTAATTTGGACAGCTAAGCTAATGGGAGTACCAAGCTTAATTCATCAGCAAGATGTGCGTCCGGGTTTAGCTAATAAATTGATGTCGCCATGGGCAGATAAAATTACAGTTACTTTTAAAAAATCTTTGCTGGATTTTCCAAATAAAAGCGTCTGGACTGGCAATCCAGTAAGACAAGCTTTATTAAATGTTGATAAAAATAAAGCTTTAGAAACTTTAAAATTAAATAAGAATTTACCAGTTTTATTAATAATGGGCGGGGGAACAGGCGCTTTAGATTTGAATAAAATTATTGTTCAGTCTTTACCAGAATTAACTCAGTTTTGTCAGGTAATTCATTTAACTGGCAAAGATAAAAAAATAGATTTTAAAAATAAATTTAACAACTATCAGAGTTATGAATTTTTAAAAGAAAAAATGGGCGATGCCTATGCGGTAGCTGATATAGTAATTAGTCGGGCAGGTTTATCAAGCTTAACAGAATTATCGGTTTTACAAAAAATTACTATTATGATTCCAATGCCACAATCTCATCAAGAAGATAATGCACAAATTTTAGCTGACAACCAGGCTGGTTTAATTTTAAATCAAAATAATTTAACTCCGCAGATTTTAATTAATGAAATTAAAAATTTATTACAAGATAAAAATCGTCAGTTAAAATATAAAAAAAATATTAGTCAGCTCATTAAGCCCCAAGCTGAAAAATTAATTGTAAATGAAATTTTAAAATTAATATGA
- the ftsW gene encoding putative lipid II flippase FtsW, giving the protein MIAKKYQHNPDYTLIIISAILVIVGIVMLCSASTVIAYQKFGDGYFYLKHQILNGLLPGLILFFICYKIKYDFFRKNSFLFLMFTLVLLLLILFVPSLRPENVNAKSWLSLGELSFQPSELLKLTLILYLSAWFEKIGKGISNFKQGFLPFIIILVLVSGLIIAQPDIGTLSIIILIALSLYFTAGAKISHVIGIVSAGIVSLGSLILIAPYRIQRFLVFLNPSLDPQGIGYHINQALIGIGSGGILGVGLGHSRQKFIYLPEVIGDSIFAIIGEELGFILTILIVVLFIFLTLRILKIAQYAPDKFCQLTAIGVASWIIFQAFANIMAMLSLMPLTGLPLPFISHGGSALMVLLASLGLLFNMSRYTTR; this is encoded by the coding sequence ATGATAGCTAAAAAATATCAACATAATCCCGATTATACTTTAATTATTATTAGCGCTATTTTAGTGATAGTTGGAATTGTGATGTTATGTTCAGCTAGCACTGTTATCGCTTACCAAAAATTTGGTGATGGTTATTTTTATCTAAAACATCAAATTTTAAACGGTCTTTTGCCGGGCTTAATTTTATTTTTTATCTGTTATAAAATTAAATACGATTTTTTTCGCAAAAATTCATTTTTGTTTTTAATGTTTACTTTGGTTTTATTATTATTAATACTTTTTGTACCCAGTTTAAGACCAGAAAACGTGAATGCTAAAAGTTGGTTAAGTTTGGGCGAATTATCTTTTCAACCATCGGAATTGTTAAAATTAACTTTAATTTTATATTTATCTGCTTGGTTTGAAAAAATTGGCAAGGGTATTAGTAACTTTAAACAAGGATTTTTGCCTTTTATAATTATTCTAGTTTTAGTTTCTGGATTAATTATCGCTCAACCAGATATTGGTACTTTGAGTATTATAATTTTAATTGCTTTAAGCCTTTATTTCACTGCTGGAGCTAAAATAAGTCACGTAATAGGAATTGTTTCGGCAGGAATAGTTTCTTTGGGCAGTTTAATTTTAATAGCTCCATATCGAATACAGCGCTTTTTGGTTTTTTTAAATCCATCTTTAGATCCCCAGGGCATTGGTTATCACATTAATCAAGCCCTCATTGGAATTGGTTCTGGTGGTATTTTGGGCGTGGGCTTGGGACATTCAAGGCAAAAATTTATTTATCTTCCAGAAGTGATTGGTGATTCAATTTTTGCAATTATTGGAGAAGAGTTGGGTTTCATTTTAACAATTTTAATTGTAGTTTTATTTATTTTTTTAACTTTACGTATTTTAAAAATAGCCCAATATGCTCCTGATAAATTTTGTCAGTTAACAGCTATTGGCGTTGCTAGCTGGATTATTTTTCAAGCTTTTGCTAATATAATGGCAATGTTAAGTTTAATGCCCCTAACTGGTTTACCTTTGCCATTTATAAGCCATGGCGGTTCGGCTTTAATGGTTTTATTGGCAAGTTTAGGCTTATTATTTAATATGTCGCGTTATACAACTCGTTAA
- the murD gene encoding UDP-N-acetylmuramoyl-L-alanine--D-glutamate ligase has translation MLDYKNKKVLIVGLGLLGRGWRDARFFAQQGAQVTVTDLKTKKELQPSIDKLKKYKIKYVLGKHNPEDFKKQDLIIRGPSVPLNSFYFKIAQKHKIPIEMDESLFAKNFQGLIIGVTGTRGKTTTSTLIYEILKKYFKKNIYLAGNIVDTATLPLINKISQHSIVVMELSSWQLQGWHTSKISPHLSVITNIYPDHLNYYQGSMEKYVADKKAIYQYQGAQDFLFLNQDNNYTKKFQKETKSRIKFFSYKNVPKSWSFKIQGQHNLENIAVAIQVAQNMHIPLKIIKQVVTNFKGVPDRLEKIRTFKKVDYYNDTTATTPEALISGLQALGKNKNIVLITGGADKQLSFSKITPMIKKHVKKIILLEGTGTDRMKKFLPKNLINNQYTNLKSAVLKAQELSQVGNIILFSPACASFGMFINEFDRGRQFKKIVKNLK, from the coding sequence ATGTTAGATTATAAAAATAAAAAGGTTTTAATTGTTGGTTTAGGTTTGTTGGGGCGAGGTTGGAGAGATGCTCGTTTTTTTGCACAACAAGGTGCGCAAGTTACGGTAACTGATTTAAAAACAAAAAAAGAATTACAACCTTCAATTGATAAATTAAAAAAATATAAAATTAAATATGTCCTAGGGAAACACAATCCCGAAGACTTTAAAAAACAAGATTTAATTATACGAGGTCCGAGTGTGCCGTTAAATTCTTTTTATTTTAAAATAGCTCAAAAACATAAAATTCCAATTGAAATGGACGAATCCTTGTTTGCTAAAAATTTTCAAGGATTGATCATCGGCGTAACTGGTACGCGCGGAAAAACAACAACTTCGACTTTGATCTATGAAATTCTTAAAAAATATTTTAAAAAAAATATTTATTTAGCTGGTAATATTGTTGATACGGCTACTTTGCCTTTGATTAATAAAATTTCTCAACATTCGATTGTGGTTATGGAATTATCTTCGTGGCAATTACAGGGTTGGCATACCTCAAAAATTAGTCCGCACTTAAGTGTAATAACCAATATTTATCCAGATCATTTAAATTATTATCAAGGTAGTATGGAAAAATACGTTGCTGATAAAAAAGCAATTTATCAATATCAAGGCGCTCAAGATTTTTTATTTTTAAATCAAGACAATAATTATACTAAAAAATTTCAAAAAGAAACCAAAAGTCGAATTAAATTTTTTAGTTATAAAAATGTACCAAAAAGTTGGTCTTTTAAAATTCAAGGTCAACATAATTTAGAAAATATCGCTGTAGCCATACAGGTAGCTCAAAATATGCACATTCCTTTAAAAATTATTAAACAAGTTGTAACAAATTTTAAGGGTGTACCGGATAGACTAGAAAAAATAAGAACTTTTAAAAAAGTAGATTATTATAACGATACTACCGCGACAACTCCTGAAGCTTTAATTTCAGGATTGCAAGCTTTGGGTAAAAATAAAAATATCGTTTTAATTACCGGCGGGGCTGATAAACAATTATCTTTTAGTAAAATCACACCAATGATTAAAAAACACGTAAAAAAAATTATATTACTTGAAGGAACCGGCACAGATAGAATGAAAAAATTTTTACCTAAAAATCTTATTAATAATCAATATACTAATTTAAAATCAGCTGTTTTAAAGGCTCAAGAATTAAGTCAAGTCGGAAATATAATTTTATTTTCACCTGCCTGTGCTAGTTTTGGTATGTTTATAAATGAATTTGATCGTGGTCGACAATTTAAAAAAATAGTTAAAAATTTAAAATGA
- a CDS encoding DNA alkylation repair protein has protein sequence MKNQTDKIIAKLKKVSSQKNRQGMARFGINVKYALGVSMPEVRKIAKEIGRDHNLAQKLWQTKIHEARILASIIDDPSMVNSKQMDTWINGFNSWDICDQCCMNLFSKTSIAFQKANEWSKLETEFEKRAGFALMASLAVHDKKAENKKFLPFLKIIQQEAKDERNFVKKAVNWALRQTGKRNLELNYLAIQTAEKILKQPYKSSQWIAKDALRELRSSQIQARLKRG, from the coding sequence ATGAAAAATCAGACTGATAAAATTATTGCTAAATTAAAAAAAGTTTCTAGTCAAAAAAATCGTCAAGGCATGGCCAGATTTGGAATTAATGTAAAATATGCTCTAGGCGTAAGTATGCCCGAGGTTAGGAAAATTGCTAAAGAAATTGGACGAGATCATAATCTGGCTCAAAAACTTTGGCAAACAAAAATTCATGAAGCCCGTATTTTAGCTTCAATTATTGATGACCCGAGTATGGTTAATTCTAAACAAATGGATACGTGGATTAATGGTTTTAATTCTTGGGATATTTGTGATCAGTGTTGTATGAATCTTTTTAGTAAAACTTCAATAGCCTTTCAAAAAGCAAATGAGTGGTCGAAATTAGAAACAGAGTTTGAGAAACGAGCCGGCTTTGCTTTGATGGCGAGCTTGGCTGTGCATGACAAAAAAGCTGAAAATAAAAAGTTTTTACCATTTTTAAAAATTATTCAACAAGAAGCTAAAGATGAGCGCAATTTTGTTAAAAAAGCAGTTAATTGGGCTTTACGTCAAACCGGTAAGCGTAATTTAGAACTGAATTATTTAGCTATTCAGACAGCAGAAAAAATTTTAAAACAACCCTATAAAAGTAGTCAATGGATTGCCAAAGACGCTTTGAGAGAATTAAGAAGTTCGCAAATTCAAGCTAGGTTGAAAAGGGGATAA
- a CDS encoding pyrimidine dimer DNA glycosylase/endonuclease V translates to MRIWDISPKKLCRQHLLGEHRELHAIWSIINNKKIGYSQHPETKRWEGKLKALYLRHAELVKEIENRGYKHYSFLDKKLAKGKSIQDKKIDSLTKQKNILKNKPCPCFIYKNEKSD, encoded by the coding sequence ATGCGCATTTGGGATATTTCTCCTAAAAAATTATGTCGTCAACATTTATTGGGAGAGCACAGAGAATTGCATGCAATTTGGTCAATTATTAATAATAAAAAAATAGGTTATAGTCAGCACCCAGAAACAAAAAGATGGGAAGGAAAATTAAAAGCGCTTTATTTAAGACATGCCGAATTAGTTAAAGAGATAGAAAACAGGGGATATAAGCATTATTCATTTTTAGATAAAAAATTGGCCAAAGGAAAATCAATTCAAGATAAAAAAATAGATAGTCTTACCAAGCAAAAAAATATTTTAAAAAATAAACCTTGTCCGTGTTTTATTTATAAAAATGAAAAATCAGACTGA
- a CDS encoding tryptophan-rich sensory protein: MKKIKLNYILIPLVVVLVSVVGSYFTSSGMDWYNTLKLPSFTPPGSFIGMVWTIIFILSAIATLLIWNKTVHDKKFKIIIIVLILNAVLNVLWSWLFFYQGLIFVAIIEMIILEISTLLIIILNWRKQILSSILLMPYAGWVIFATYLAYMIWSLNK, encoded by the coding sequence ATGAAAAAAATAAAACTAAATTACATTTTAATTCCATTAGTTGTCGTCTTGGTTTCGGTTGTGGGGAGTTATTTTACTAGTTCTGGTATGGACTGGTATAACACTTTAAAATTACCGAGCTTTACGCCACCAGGCAGTTTTATTGGTATGGTTTGGACAATCATTTTTATTTTAAGTGCTATAGCTACATTATTAATTTGGAATAAAACCGTCCACGACAAAAAGTTTAAAATCATAATTATCGTTTTAATTTTAAATGCAGTTTTAAATGTTTTATGGTCATGGTTGTTTTTCTATCAGGGCTTAATTTTTGTGGCGATTATAGAAATGATAATTTTAGAAATTAGCACTTTGTTGATAATTATTTTAAATTGGCGCAAACAGATTTTATCTTCGATTTTGTTAATGCCCTATGCTGGTTGGGTTATTTTTGCGACATATTTAGCTTATATGATTTGGAGCTTAAATAAATAA
- a CDS encoding nucleoside triphosphate pyrophosphohydrolase family protein yields the protein MDFKEYQEKSRKTALYPNLNNNFVYPTLGLVGEAGEVAEKIKKVIRDDDSKITLEKREEIKKELGDVLWYIAQVCTELNLSMQEVAELNLKKLFSRLERNKIKGSGDNR from the coding sequence ATGGATTTTAAAGAATATCAAGAAAAAAGCCGTAAAACAGCGCTTTATCCCAATTTAAACAATAATTTTGTTTACCCAACTTTAGGTTTAGTCGGTGAGGCTGGCGAGGTAGCTGAAAAGATTAAAAAAGTCATTCGCGATGACGATAGTAAAATTACTTTAGAAAAAAGAGAAGAAATCAAAAAAGAATTAGGTGATGTTTTGTGGTATATAGCTCAAGTTTGTACTGAATTAAATTTATCAATGCAAGAGGTGGCTGAGTTAAATTTAAAAAAACTTTTTTCACGCCTAGAAAGAAATAAAATTAAAGGTAGTGGAGACAATCGTTAA